The Pseudolabrys sp. FHR47 genome contains a region encoding:
- a CDS encoding cold-shock protein gives MATGTVKFFNSQKGFGFITPTDGSKDVFVHISAVERAGMSTLMEGQKVSYEVVTERGKQAAGNLQNA, from the coding sequence ATGGCAACCGGAACTGTGAAATTCTTCAACTCCCAAAAGGGCTTTGGCTTCATCACCCCGACCGACGGCTCGAAGGATGTGTTCGTGCACATCTCCGCCGTCGAGCGCGCCGGCATGAGCACCCTGATGGAAGGTCAGAAGGTGTCGTACGAAGTCGTCACCGAGCGTGGCAAGCAGGCCGCAGGCAATCTGCAGAACGCCTAA
- a CDS encoding glycosyltransferase: protein MRTVAAVVALVACVHAGLWLLGQEKVDAPNFTGQLSSVSYAPFQGNVNPEDGGKAEAKKIREDLKILAPMTKAVRTYSSTAGVELVPGIASEFGLRATIGAWIDNNKDRNEREMRAVVDLSKRHSNVNGIFVGNETIYRGELAPKPGDKLSAEEAAKLQGAKTAAEEKKLREDIGVARLIKMIQKVKRQVNVPVTTGEIYSVWLDHPELVASVDYIAAHILPYWEGFSDKQTVDQAIIIYDKLRRAYPGKRVVVAEFGWPSSGYNYHNAYPGRIEQAVILRDFVARAEAYGVDYNIVEAIDQPWKIFEGGVGPYWGMLNASREAKFAWTGPVTDPDHWKLAAIALLVSVLLSLPILTLAGASFWQATTLAAAANMVGAWSSALFGYWYGHYFVPGAAFALGLGTLLLIPLILIALARIEEIAAIAFGRKPARLVPVAPPLAPDMPAPKVSIHVPAYREPPEMLKQTLDALAALDYPNFECVIVVNNTPDPAMWMPIEEHCKLLGERFKFVLANNLQGFKAGALRLAAIHTADDAEIIGIIDADYVVTPDWLRDLTPLFNDPTVGMVQAPQDHRDGARSPLHTAMNAEYAGFFDIGMVQRNEHNAIVTHGTMVLMRRKAIEASGGWSSDTICEDTDLGLCLLEHGWQAHYTNKRYGYGLLPDTYDAFRKQRDRWAYGGFQIVKKHWRNMLSRDTRLTRDQKREFALGWLNWLGAESVGVVVAILNILWVPVIAILDIAVPDRILTVPIVASFAVTLLHFAALYRLRVRITKTEMVAAAIAAMSVQWTVARAVAMGLIKDHLPFVRTDKGGGKRKTDFHAFWESIIAALLVAGAILLVQTNNKEVREIYIFAGVLVIQALPFAAAVLIALWERSRFNDYAVLESYRGGIAALARRVRLVKVKAQAVTPAQVVAQESRELVQ, encoded by the coding sequence ATGCGCACCGTCGCTGCTGTCGTCGCCCTCGTGGCGTGCGTGCATGCCGGCTTGTGGCTGCTTGGCCAGGAGAAAGTCGACGCTCCCAACTTTACAGGCCAGCTGTCGAGCGTTTCCTACGCGCCGTTCCAGGGCAATGTGAACCCGGAAGACGGCGGCAAGGCTGAAGCCAAAAAGATTCGCGAGGATCTCAAAATCCTCGCGCCGATGACGAAGGCGGTCCGCACCTATTCGTCGACCGCCGGCGTTGAACTCGTGCCTGGCATCGCTTCGGAGTTCGGCCTGCGAGCGACGATCGGCGCCTGGATCGACAACAACAAGGATCGCAACGAGCGCGAGATGCGCGCTGTCGTCGACTTGTCGAAGCGCCATAGCAACGTCAACGGCATCTTCGTCGGCAACGAAACGATCTATCGCGGTGAACTGGCACCGAAGCCGGGCGACAAGCTGTCGGCAGAGGAAGCCGCCAAGCTGCAGGGCGCCAAGACCGCCGCCGAAGAAAAGAAGCTGCGCGAGGACATCGGCGTCGCGCGCCTCATCAAGATGATCCAGAAGGTCAAGCGGCAGGTGAACGTGCCGGTGACCACCGGCGAAATCTACAGCGTCTGGCTCGATCACCCTGAACTCGTCGCCTCGGTCGACTATATCGCCGCGCACATCCTGCCCTACTGGGAAGGCTTCTCCGACAAGCAGACCGTCGATCAGGCCATCATCATCTACGACAAGCTGCGCCGCGCCTATCCGGGCAAGCGCGTCGTCGTCGCCGAATTCGGCTGGCCGAGCTCCGGCTACAACTATCACAACGCCTATCCGGGCCGCATCGAGCAGGCCGTGATCCTGCGCGACTTCGTTGCGCGCGCGGAAGCCTACGGCGTCGACTACAACATCGTCGAAGCCATCGACCAGCCCTGGAAGATCTTCGAAGGCGGCGTCGGCCCGTACTGGGGCATGCTCAATGCCTCGCGTGAGGCGAAATTCGCCTGGACCGGCCCCGTCACCGACCCCGATCACTGGAAGCTCGCGGCCATCGCGCTGCTGGTCAGCGTACTGCTGTCGCTGCCGATCCTGACTTTGGCCGGCGCCTCGTTCTGGCAGGCAACGACGCTTGCCGCCGCCGCCAACATGGTCGGCGCGTGGTCGTCCGCGTTGTTCGGCTACTGGTACGGCCACTACTTCGTGCCCGGCGCCGCTTTCGCGCTCGGCCTCGGTACGCTGCTGCTGATCCCGCTGATCCTGATCGCCCTCGCCCGCATCGAGGAGATCGCGGCCATCGCTTTCGGCCGCAAGCCGGCGCGCCTTGTACCCGTCGCGCCGCCGCTGGCTCCCGATATGCCGGCGCCGAAAGTGTCGATCCATGTTCCGGCCTATCGCGAGCCGCCGGAAATGCTCAAGCAGACGCTCGATGCGCTGGCCGCGCTCGATTACCCGAATTTCGAGTGCGTCATCGTCGTCAACAATACGCCCGATCCGGCGATGTGGATGCCGATCGAGGAGCACTGCAAGCTGCTTGGCGAGCGTTTCAAGTTCGTGCTGGCCAACAACCTGCAAGGTTTCAAGGCCGGCGCTCTGCGCCTTGCCGCCATCCACACCGCCGACGACGCCGAGATCATCGGCATCATCGACGCCGATTATGTCGTGACGCCGGACTGGCTGCGCGATCTGACGCCTCTGTTCAACGACCCGACGGTCGGCATGGTGCAAGCGCCGCAGGATCACCGCGACGGCGCGCGCAGCCCGTTGCACACCGCGATGAATGCCGAATATGCTGGCTTCTTCGACATCGGCATGGTGCAGCGGAACGAGCACAACGCCATCGTCACGCACGGCACCATGGTGCTGATGCGCCGCAAGGCCATCGAGGCGTCGGGCGGCTGGTCGAGCGACACCATCTGCGAGGACACCGATCTTGGTCTGTGCCTGCTCGAGCACGGCTGGCAAGCGCACTACACCAACAAGCGCTATGGCTACGGCCTGCTGCCTGACACCTATGACGCCTTCAGGAAGCAGCGCGACCGCTGGGCCTATGGCGGCTTCCAGATCGTCAAGAAGCACTGGCGCAACATGCTGTCGCGCGACACGCGGCTCACCCGCGACCAGAAGCGCGAATTCGCTCTCGGCTGGCTCAACTGGCTGGGCGCCGAAAGCGTCGGCGTTGTGGTCGCCATCCTCAACATCCTCTGGGTGCCGGTGATCGCCATCCTCGACATCGCCGTGCCGGATCGCATCCTGACCGTCCCGATCGTGGCGAGCTTCGCCGTGACGCTGCTGCACTTTGCCGCGCTCTATCGCCTGCGCGTGCGCATCACCAAGACCGAGATGGTGGCGGCCGCGATCGCCGCAATGTCGGTGCAGTGGACAGTGGCGCGCGCCGTGGCTATGGGCCTGATCAAGGACCACCTGCCCTTCGTACGCACCGACAAGGGTGGCGGAAAGCGCAAGACCGATTTCCACGCGTTCTGGGAGTCGATCATCGCGGCGCTGCTCGTGGCCGGCGCCATCCTGCTGGTGCAGACCAACAACAAGGAAGTGCGCGAAATCTACATCTTCGCTGGCGTGCTGGTGATCCAGGCGCTGCCGTTCGCCGCAGCGGTGCTGATCGCGCTGTGGGAGCGCTCGCGCTTCAATGACTATGCCGTGCTCGAGAGCTACCGCGGCGGCATCGCCGCGCTCGCGCGCCGCGTCCGCCTGGTCAAGGTCAAGGCGCAGGCAGTGACCCCCGCTCAGGTGGTGGCGCAGGAGTCTCGGGAACTGGTGCAGTAA
- a CDS encoding M20 aminoacylase family protein, translating into MPIVNRVADLHSDITAWRRDLHAHPEILYEVHRTAASVAEKLKAFGCDEVVPGIGKTGVVGVIRGRKQGSGKTVALRADMDALPITELNDLPYKSTTPGAMHACGHDGHTAMLLGAARYLAETRNFDGTVVVVFQPAEEGGAGARAMLEDGMAERFGIDEFYGMHNYPGMPVGEFGINSGPIMAAADYVTIDIEGYGGHAARPHLTIDPVLVGAHIITGIQSVVSRNTDPLKSAVVSICVVEAGSADNIIPQSVRLRGTARTLDDKVQDMVEANLARLVENTAAAFGAKAKFTYRRNYPVLVNHEAETGFAASVAQEIAGKERVNTKLPPMMGAEDFSFLLRKRPGAFIWVGNGDTAGLHHPRYNFNDDAIPVGTSYWVRLVETALPA; encoded by the coding sequence ATGCCGATCGTCAACCGCGTCGCCGACCTGCATTCCGACATCACCGCCTGGCGGCGCGACCTGCACGCCCATCCCGAGATCCTCTACGAGGTGCACCGCACCGCGGCCTCCGTGGCCGAGAAGCTGAAGGCCTTCGGCTGCGATGAGGTGGTGCCGGGCATCGGCAAGACCGGCGTGGTCGGCGTCATTCGCGGCCGCAAGCAGGGCTCCGGCAAGACCGTGGCGCTGCGCGCCGACATGGACGCGCTGCCGATCACCGAATTGAACGACCTGCCGTACAAATCCACAACGCCCGGCGCCATGCATGCCTGCGGCCATGACGGCCACACCGCCATGCTGCTCGGGGCGGCGCGCTATCTCGCCGAGACCCGCAATTTCGACGGCACCGTGGTCGTCGTGTTCCAGCCGGCGGAGGAGGGCGGTGCCGGCGCGCGCGCCATGCTCGAGGACGGCATGGCCGAGCGCTTCGGCATCGACGAGTTCTACGGCATGCACAATTACCCCGGCATGCCGGTCGGCGAGTTCGGCATTAACAGCGGGCCGATCATGGCGGCAGCCGATTATGTCACCATCGACATCGAGGGCTATGGCGGCCACGCGGCGCGCCCGCATCTCACCATCGACCCGGTGCTGGTCGGGGCCCATATCATCACCGGCATCCAGTCGGTGGTGTCGCGCAACACCGACCCGCTGAAGTCCGCGGTGGTGTCGATCTGCGTCGTCGAGGCGGGCTCAGCCGACAACATCATCCCGCAGTCGGTGCGGCTTCGCGGCACCGCGCGCACGCTCGACGACAAAGTGCAGGACATGGTGGAGGCGAACCTTGCCCGCCTCGTCGAGAACACCGCGGCGGCCTTCGGCGCCAAAGCCAAGTTCACCTACCGTCGCAATTACCCGGTGCTGGTCAACCACGAGGCCGAGACCGGATTTGCGGCTTCCGTGGCGCAGGAGATCGCCGGCAAGGAGCGCGTCAACACCAAGCTGCCGCCGATGATGGGCGCGGAGGATTTCTCCTTCCTGCTGCGCAAGCGGCCCGGCGCCTTCATCTGGGTCGGCAATGGCGACACCGCCGGCTTGCATCACCCGCGCTACAACTTCAACGATGACGCCATCCCGGTCGGCACCTCGTATTGGGTGCGGCTGGTGGAGACCGCGCTGCCGGCTTAG
- a CDS encoding beta-1-3, beta-1-6-glucan biosynthesis protein → MTSLRMLVAALCAVSFALSAPGALAQSGGAQTEQQKPAAADAAAKDAAAKEGQKKIDEIAEATKVLVGPAGNPECVWLGRRVVSLLWRDDLDTAFRHLDLYDRFGCPSAHIQATFRCIVRQGNIDPKAPETLTGRVHACWLNPGLAPAPAAAANTQSPGSEGTTARQ, encoded by the coding sequence ATGACTTCGCTGCGTATGTTGGTTGCCGCCCTGTGTGCGGTCTCGTTCGCTCTGTCCGCGCCGGGCGCCCTGGCGCAGTCGGGCGGCGCCCAGACCGAGCAGCAGAAGCCGGCTGCCGCCGACGCCGCGGCCAAGGACGCCGCCGCCAAGGAAGGTCAGAAGAAGATCGACGAAATCGCCGAGGCCACCAAGGTCCTGGTGGGCCCGGCCGGTAATCCCGAATGCGTTTGGCTGGGTCGCCGTGTCGTCAGCCTGCTCTGGCGGGACGACCTCGATACCGCCTTCCGCCATCTCGACCTTTACGACCGCTTCGGCTGCCCGAGCGCCCACATCCAGGCGACCTTCCGCTGCATCGTCCGCCAAGGCAATATCGATCCGAAAGCCCCGGAAACGCTGACCGGCCGAGTGCATGCCTGTTGGCTCAATCCCGGCCTGGCGCCGGCCCCGGCCGCGGCGGCTAACACGCAATCTCCTGGTTCGGAGGGAACGACGGCACGCCAGTGA
- a CDS encoding ceramidase domain-containing protein, which yields MDWSRPIDLYCERLGPSFWAEPVNAITNASFLIAAIAAFLMWRRGERDWPALALIGVTFLIGIGSFIFHTVATRGAALFDTVPIAVFIYSYLWLALRRFLGLSAWAAPALVVAFGLLSYAEALVVPRGALNGSHAYLPALTALLVVGWLTREAAPRRLLFSAAAVFAVSIFFRSIDQAVCDALPLGTHFLWHSLNGLVLYLLLRAALIAPGKSGG from the coding sequence ATGGACTGGTCGCGCCCCATCGATCTCTATTGCGAAAGGCTCGGCCCGTCGTTCTGGGCCGAGCCGGTCAATGCCATCACCAACGCTTCATTCCTCATCGCCGCCATTGCCGCCTTTCTCATGTGGCGGCGCGGCGAGCGCGACTGGCCGGCGTTGGCGCTGATCGGCGTCACCTTCCTGATCGGCATCGGCTCCTTCATCTTCCATACCGTTGCGACCCGCGGTGCCGCGCTGTTCGACACCGTGCCGATCGCGGTCTTCATCTACAGCTATCTGTGGCTGGCGTTGCGGCGCTTTCTTGGGCTGTCGGCTTGGGCGGCGCCGGCGCTCGTCGTGGCATTTGGCTTGTTGAGCTACGCCGAGGCGCTGGTGGTGCCGCGCGGCGCGCTAAACGGTTCCCACGCCTATCTGCCGGCTCTGACGGCGTTGCTCGTCGTTGGCTGGCTGACACGGGAGGCAGCGCCCCGCAGACTTCTGTTCTCGGCGGCGGCCGTGTTCGCCGTCTCGATCTTTTTCCGCAGCATCGATCAGGCTGTATGTGACGCCCTGCCGCTCGGCACGCATTTCCTCTGGCACAGCCTCAACGGCCTGGTGCTGTATCTGCTGCTGCGGGCGGCGCTGATCGCGCCCGGCAAATCTGGGGGTTAG
- a CDS encoding MarR family winged helix-turn-helix transcriptional regulator gives MYSAGHAFNRVYKPLLDELKLTYPQYLVMVALWAQDDQTVGEIGAKLFLESSTLTPLLKRLEALGYLARKRDREDERQVRLTLTDKGSALRKKARDVSACVGAATGLPLEAAVRLRGEIVALRDSLMKAAG, from the coding sequence ATCTACTCGGCCGGCCATGCCTTTAACCGCGTCTACAAGCCGCTGCTCGATGAGCTGAAACTCACCTACCCGCAATATCTGGTGATGGTCGCGCTGTGGGCGCAGGACGACCAGACCGTCGGCGAGATCGGCGCCAAGCTGTTCCTGGAATCGAGCACACTGACGCCGCTGCTCAAGAGGCTTGAGGCGCTGGGTTATCTCGCGCGCAAGCGCGACCGCGAGGACGAGCGCCAGGTGCGGCTCACCCTCACCGACAAAGGCTCTGCCCTCCGCAAGAAGGCGCGCGACGTCAGTGCCTGCGTCGGCGCCGCCACCGGCCTGCCGCTCGAGGCCGCCGTCAGGCTGCGCGGCGAGATCGTCGCCTTGCGCGACAGCCTGATGAAGGCGGCGGGCTGA
- a CDS encoding cytochrome c, translated as MTFKAPVLGFAIAVTLATAPAASTAFADDATTGGTMYRLYCASCHGESGAGDGPVASSLVGGAPDLRLLERNNGGVFPEAVLRTVIDGRRTLRAHGSYAMPVWGRDLSATGGGATQTINAIVEYLKGLQVR; from the coding sequence ATGACGTTCAAGGCTCCGGTCCTCGGATTTGCAATTGCCGTGACGCTAGCTACCGCGCCGGCCGCATCGACGGCCTTCGCCGACGACGCGACAACGGGAGGTACCATGTACCGGCTCTATTGCGCGAGCTGCCACGGCGAAAGCGGCGCCGGCGACGGCCCGGTCGCCTCATCGCTCGTCGGCGGCGCGCCGGACTTGCGCCTGCTTGAAAGAAACAACGGCGGTGTCTTTCCCGAAGCGGTGCTGCGTACCGTGATCGACGGACGCCGGACCTTACGCGCGCACGGCAGCTACGCAATGCCGGTGTGGGGCCGTGACCTCTCCGCCACCGGTGGCGGCGCCACGCAGACGATCAACGCGATCGTGGAGTATTTGAAGGGGCTGCAGGTGAGGTAG